A part of Halobacillus shinanisalinarum genomic DNA contains:
- a CDS encoding GNAT family N-acetyltransferase has translation MDGLLERFGWIDPSLNPDLDHIERLYCQNGNVFLAGFINNELVCTGALTRKNSKIGRVQRMSVKRECRRKGLGKRMLKELESFAKEMGYVGLILETNNDWISAIKLYTTNGYQIYNNDGACSHFHKTLKSERGL, from the coding sequence TTGGATGGGTTATTAGAACGTTTTGGTTGGATCGACCCGTCTCTTAACCCTGACTTAGATCATATAGAAAGACTTTATTGTCAAAATGGAAATGTGTTTTTGGCAGGTTTTATAAATAACGAGTTAGTTTGTACTGGTGCTTTGACCAGAAAAAACAGCAAAATTGGCCGGGTTCAACGAATGTCCGTTAAAAGAGAATGCAGAAGAAAAGGGTTAGGGAAGAGGATGCTAAAAGAACTTGAGTCTTTTGCTAAAGAAATGGGTTACGTTGGACTAATATTAGAAACAAATAATGACTGGATAAGCGCAATAAAGTTATATACTACAAATGGTTACCAAATCTACAATAATGATGGTGCATGTAGTCATTTTCACAAAACATTAAAATCAGAAAGAGGGTTATGA
- a CDS encoding class I SAM-dependent methyltransferase has product MKTTDYSKVADVYDNNSFRFDEVQMDTYLADFLQNYQRQSYSVMDLACGTGIYLNDQTLYFESHPIHWHGLDASKEMLSKAEEKLEGVTLVRGLAEDLPYGSEAFDFISNNYAFHHFTKKGQVIDELYRVLKKNGIYKLHNINIHDMENWWVYHYFPAAFEEDLDRFWQKEVIFNELTSRGFTVRIESSFQMENIKVADYLDHAENRDISVLTLISDEDYYDGLTKMKYDVEMDPDKAIVNDFSELVCIAKKD; this is encoded by the coding sequence ATGAAAACGACAGATTACTCGAAAGTAGCTGATGTCTATGACAACAATTCGTTTAGATTTGATGAGGTTCAAATGGACACATACCTAGCAGATTTTCTCCAAAATTACCAGAGACAATCTTACAGTGTCATGGATTTAGCTTGTGGTACAGGCATATATCTCAATGATCAAACGTTATACTTTGAGTCGCATCCTATCCATTGGCATGGACTCGATGCTTCGAAAGAAATGCTTAGCAAAGCTGAAGAAAAACTAGAAGGGGTCACCCTGGTTCGAGGTTTAGCAGAAGATCTTCCTTATGGATCGGAAGCATTTGATTTCATCTCAAATAACTATGCATTTCACCATTTTACCAAGAAAGGACAAGTGATAGATGAACTCTATCGAGTATTAAAGAAAAATGGAATCTACAAACTACATAACATAAACATTCACGACATGGAAAACTGGTGGGTTTATCATTATTTTCCTGCAGCTTTTGAAGAGGATTTAGACAGGTTTTGGCAAAAGGAAGTTATCTTTAATGAACTTACTAGCCGAGGATTTACCGTGCGTATTGAGAGTAGCTTCCAGATGGAGAACATTAAAGTAGCTGATTACTTGGATCATGCAGAAAACCGAGACATTTCTGTACTTACTCTTATAAGTGATGAGGATTATTATGATGGCTTAACTAAAATGAAATATGATGTAGAAATGGATCCAGACAAAGCTATAGTTAACGATTTTTCCGAGCTCGTCTGTATAGCTAAGAAAGATTGA
- a CDS encoding YitT family protein produces MNQLYRLAVLFVFSIVLGFAFNMFLLPHEVLTGGITGLAMVFGLLSPINSGIWLVILNIPILIIGWMKLGKEFIGNSIFSVVITSISMQYIPVLKVTDDVLLSAVFGGVIAGISIGFIIRFYGSTGGFDVIGLVLTQKRDIPLGGLIFGLNSVVVFISGFIFSWDLALYTMASIYITGIIIDRVHTRHIKLSLMVVSDRGDEIKGELIKNLIRGITVMDGQGAYSNTERKVLYTVISRYELAIVKSLITSVDPKAFVSISETVEVVGNFRR; encoded by the coding sequence ATGAATCAATTATATAGACTTGCTGTACTGTTTGTATTTTCCATTGTCTTAGGATTTGCCTTTAATATGTTCCTGCTCCCTCATGAAGTATTAACGGGTGGGATAACAGGTCTTGCTATGGTTTTTGGGCTGCTCTCTCCAATAAACTCTGGTATTTGGCTTGTCATTTTAAATATTCCTATTTTGATTATCGGCTGGATGAAACTAGGGAAGGAATTTATAGGGAACAGTATATTTTCCGTAGTCATCACCTCTATTTCGATGCAGTATATTCCAGTACTTAAGGTAACCGATGACGTGTTGCTATCAGCGGTATTTGGAGGGGTCATTGCGGGTATATCTATTGGCTTTATTATACGATTTTATGGGTCAACTGGAGGGTTTGATGTCATTGGACTTGTCCTTACTCAAAAACGTGATATCCCTCTGGGTGGATTAATTTTCGGTTTAAATAGTGTCGTTGTGTTTATATCAGGATTTATCTTTTCTTGGGATCTAGCACTATACACAATGGCCTCGATCTACATTACCGGAATTATTATCGACCGTGTTCATACCCGTCATATAAAATTAAGTCTTATGGTGGTATCAGATCGTGGAGATGAGATTAAAGGTGAGCTTATTAAAAATTTAATACGCGGTATTACTGTAATGGATGGGCAAGGTGCCTATTCTAATACTGAACGTAAGGTACTCTACACCGTTATCTCCCGTTATGAACTAGCTATAGTCAAGTCGCTTATTACAAGTGTTGACCCAAAAGCGTTTGTCAGCATCAGTGAAACTGTTGAAGTAGTAGGGAACTTTAGGAGATAA
- a CDS encoding SurA N-terminal domain-containing protein, with amino-acid sequence MTLIKKWLLLLSLVVTASLIAACGNADESAEGNNEKQEAQKEESAKDKKGEEGAGQTKMPEPDLEGVPEVVAKVNGEEIPKEKFKTSYEGQFQRMAMQSQMSGQKVDQDKLKKQVAEGLVSQELLIQEADNRGLKASQKAIDETLNGLVKQNGLKSKEEFMSALKKQGMNEEEVMSQLKTQVKVDQLIAAEAGDVEPTDKELKAAYDQIKKQQEQMGGGAEIPSFDEMKPKLETQVKSQKEAKAAQTLVEKLRKDADVTVNL; translated from the coding sequence ATGACATTGATTAAAAAATGGTTATTACTTTTATCCCTTGTCGTAACTGCATCTCTAATAGCTGCATGTGGTAATGCGGATGAGTCAGCTGAAGGCAATAATGAAAAGCAAGAAGCGCAGAAGGAAGAGTCTGCTAAAGATAAAAAAGGCGAGGAGGGTGCCGGGCAGACAAAAATGCCTGAGCCTGACTTAGAAGGTGTTCCTGAAGTTGTTGCAAAAGTAAATGGAGAAGAAATTCCAAAGGAAAAATTTAAAACTAGCTATGAAGGACAATTTCAGCGAATGGCTATGCAATCACAGATGTCAGGGCAAAAGGTTGACCAGGATAAATTAAAAAAGCAGGTTGCAGAGGGTCTAGTTAGTCAAGAACTCCTCATACAGGAGGCAGACAACCGTGGCCTTAAAGCTTCACAAAAGGCCATCGATGAAACACTGAATGGATTAGTAAAACAAAATGGCCTTAAATCGAAAGAGGAGTTTATGTCTGCTTTGAAGAAACAAGGCATGAATGAAGAAGAAGTAATGAGCCAACTTAAAACTCAGGTAAAAGTAGATCAGCTAATTGCTGCTGAGGCTGGTGACGTTGAGCCAACGGACAAAGAGCTAAAAGCTGCTTATGATCAGATCAAAAAACAGCAAGAGCAAATGGGTGGAGGAGCAGAGATCCCATCCTTTGATGAAATGAAACCAAAACTTGAAACACAGGTGAAGAGCCAAAAAGAAGCAAAAGCGGCTCAAACTCTCGTTGAGAAACTTCGTAAAGATGCGGACGTCACTGTCAACTTATAA
- a CDS encoding LLM class flavin-dependent oxidoreductase has translation MKLSVLDQSPVLTGMSPHDALQQTTALAKWADQLGFHRFWVAEHHSTNSLAGSSPEILTTHLAAHTERIRIGTGGVLLPHYSSYKVAESFRVLETLYPNRIDLGVGRAPGGMPNVNLALNRGEIPSIEGYPAQVEELIAYLHGKDPQDMGIFASPQGDTAPPVWMLGSSGTSARVAADIGVSYSFAHFINGYGGARAMDRYTNNFQPSLQQQTPQGNVSIFVVCAESDEQAEYLAASLDLALLKIEQGGIRHHFPTPEEAFSYPYTMFEEQRIRENRSRMVVGSIEKVKSEVESLANYYQVDEVIINTIVSPFEERMKSYELIADAFQLRESVASESFHF, from the coding sequence ATGAAATTAAGTGTATTGGACCAATCCCCTGTATTAACAGGAATGAGTCCTCATGATGCATTACAACAAACGACGGCGCTCGCCAAATGGGCTGACCAGCTCGGCTTTCATAGATTTTGGGTAGCAGAACATCATAGTACAAATAGCTTGGCAGGGTCTTCACCTGAAATATTGACAACCCATTTAGCCGCACATACAGAGCGAATACGCATTGGCACAGGTGGTGTTCTTCTGCCACATTACAGCTCTTATAAAGTAGCTGAATCCTTTCGAGTACTTGAAACACTGTACCCTAATCGGATTGACTTAGGTGTTGGACGTGCACCCGGCGGCATGCCAAACGTCAACTTGGCATTAAACCGAGGGGAGATCCCGAGTATAGAGGGATACCCTGCTCAGGTCGAGGAATTAATCGCCTATCTGCATGGCAAAGACCCTCAAGATATGGGTATCTTCGCCTCCCCACAAGGTGATACCGCGCCACCCGTCTGGATGCTTGGTTCAAGCGGAACAAGTGCAAGAGTTGCAGCGGATATTGGGGTTTCCTACTCCTTTGCACATTTTATTAATGGGTATGGCGGCGCTCGCGCAATGGATCGCTATACGAATAATTTTCAACCATCCCTTCAGCAGCAGACGCCTCAGGGGAACGTCTCCATATTCGTCGTTTGTGCAGAGTCCGATGAACAAGCTGAATACTTGGCAGCCAGTTTGGATCTTGCCCTTTTAAAAATTGAGCAAGGCGGAATCCGTCATCACTTCCCAACGCCTGAAGAAGCGTTTAGCTATCCATATACCATGTTTGAAGAACAACGGATTCGTGAAAATCGCAGCCGTATGGTCGTCGGCTCGATTGAAAAGGTCAAAAGTGAAGTAGAGAGTCTGGCAAATTACTATCAGGTAGATGAAGTCATTATTAACACGATTGTTTCTCCTTTTGAGGAACGGATGAAATCTTATGAACTGATAGCAGATGCCTTCCAGCTTCGTGAATCTGTGGCTAGTGAGAGTTTCCATTTTTAA
- a CDS encoding efflux RND transporter periplasmic adaptor subunit, with amino-acid sequence MKTRYKVRIIGLCTIAFLLLNACLISFDRDSEVERKSYINEWSESFTYDLYETINTKGVFTASDTNAIYFDQQTGAFQEFLVEESDEISEGDELYTYEVVDYNTQVNKLESEASRLEEEITSIETYINELEGFTIPESEAASLPSFPQGSEMEGDNNPFLSPAPSTEDRSSQDRESQPQERRNTDSTVEMEFMKEQALAEKELKLSQKQAQLTMIEDQLGQLEETGQTITVTSEFSGVVTDLSENLKSPLLTLSSSNLMVSGELSENHRKLVEQGMNSLVRIPDLNIELPGTIETIHPFPEKIDVNRTSDYPYEVIVDGESEEIKPGYHADVEIITDKAIDTVAAFDDLLMTNENTAAWIMNERGRLEERQLKTGITEDGIVQVIEGLENNEHLADQPVDEFRKGAVFFTPLKLSDLQMRDLFHIDPSLMLDYGLLGLMNR; translated from the coding sequence ATGAAAACACGCTATAAAGTTAGAATCATAGGACTATGCACCATTGCTTTTCTACTACTTAATGCCTGTTTAATATCCTTTGATCGTGACAGTGAAGTGGAACGGAAATCTTACATTAATGAATGGTCCGAATCCTTTACATACGACCTCTATGAAACAATCAATACTAAAGGTGTTTTTACTGCAAGCGATACAAATGCTATTTACTTTGATCAACAAACCGGTGCGTTTCAAGAGTTCTTAGTTGAAGAAAGCGATGAAATTTCAGAAGGTGATGAGCTTTATACATATGAAGTCGTCGATTATAACACACAAGTAAATAAGCTTGAGTCAGAAGCATCCCGTTTAGAAGAGGAGATCACCTCGATCGAGACATACATCAATGAATTGGAAGGCTTCACAATACCTGAATCAGAAGCGGCTAGCCTTCCTTCTTTTCCGCAAGGGTCTGAAATGGAGGGGGATAATAACCCTTTCCTTTCACCAGCACCTTCAACAGAGGATCGCTCTTCACAAGATAGAGAGTCTCAACCACAGGAGAGGAGGAATACGGATTCAACGGTCGAAATGGAATTTATGAAAGAGCAAGCACTCGCTGAAAAAGAACTAAAACTTTCGCAAAAGCAGGCCCAGCTTACTATGATTGAAGACCAACTTGGCCAGCTTGAGGAAACAGGACAAACGATCACGGTAACGAGCGAATTTTCTGGTGTTGTAACCGATCTATCCGAAAACCTTAAATCTCCTTTGCTTACCCTTTCATCAAGCAATTTAATGGTGAGCGGGGAGTTATCTGAGAATCACAGAAAACTTGTAGAGCAGGGGATGAACTCACTTGTCCGCATCCCTGACTTAAATATTGAGTTACCTGGTACAATTGAGACCATTCACCCTTTTCCTGAAAAAATAGATGTCAATCGTACTAGTGACTATCCGTATGAAGTGATTGTTGATGGTGAAAGTGAAGAAATTAAACCTGGCTATCACGCCGATGTTGAAATCATTACAGATAAAGCGATTGATACTGTCGCTGCTTTTGATGACCTGTTAATGACGAATGAGAATACGGCCGCCTGGATCATGAATGAGCGAGGGCGCCTGGAAGAAAGACAGCTTAAAACAGGCATCACTGAAGATGGAATTGTCCAGGTGATCGAGGGATTAGAAAACAACGAACACCTCGCTGACCAGCCTGTGGATGAATTCCGTAAAGGGGCTGTCTTTTTCACCCCACTTAAGTTAAGTGACTTACAGATGCGAGATCTTTTTCATATAGACCCCTCCCTGATGTTAGATTATGGATTATTAGGGCTGATGAATAGGTGA